The Setaria viridis chromosome 6, Setaria_viridis_v4.0, whole genome shotgun sequence genome includes the window GTCAAGATCCTCAAGGAAGCGCCCATGAAGGTCCAGGGCATGGTGGCGTGGGCCGTCTCCGAGCTCGCCGCTAACCATCCCAAATGCCAGGACGCCTTCCTCCAGCACAACGTCATCCGCCTCCTCGTCTCCCACATCGCCTTCGAGACGGTGCAGGAGCACTCCAAGTACGCCGTCGCATCCAAGATGTCCATCCACTCCGTCGTCATGGACAAGAAGACCAACGACACCTCTTCGCAGGACCCGCCGGACGCCACGGCGGCGAAACCCGTCGTGGGCTGCAGCGGGACAGCAGGCACCTCCAGCTCGAGCGCGGCGGCTCCCGGTCCCAGCAGCGCCAGGCCCACCAGCCTCGCTGGGACGAGGGTGCACAACGCGTCCATGTCGGCGGCGAGCACGCGGGGGAGGGAGTCCGAGGACCCGGAGATCAAGGCCTACCTGAAATCCCACGCCGCCAGGGCGCTGGGCACGCTCGCCACGGGCAACCCGGCCATCTGCAAGAACATCACGGAGTCGAGGGCGCTGCTCTGCTTCTCGATCCTGCTCGAGAAGGCCACGGGCGACGTGCGGTACAACTCGGCGATGGCGCTCATGGAGATCTGCCGCGTCGCCGAGCAGAACCCGGAGCTCCGGCGGTCGGCGTTCAAGCCGACGTCCCCCTCGGCCCGCGCCGTCGTGGACCAGCTCCTCCGCGTCGTGGAGAAGGCCGACTACGACGAGCTCCTCGTGCCCTGCATCACCTGCCTGGGGTGCCTGTCGAGGACGTTCCGGGCGACGGAGACGAGGGTCATCGGGCCGCTCGTCAGGCTCCTCGACGAGCGGGAGGCGGAGGTGAgcctggaggcggcggcggcgctgaccAAGTTCGCGTCCACGGAGAACTACCTGCACGTGGACCACTGCAAGGCGATCGTCGCCCACGGTGGCGCCAAGCACCTGGTCCAGCACGTCTACTTCGGCGAGCAGGCGGTCCAGACGGCGGCGCTCATCCTCGTCTGCTTCCTCGCGCACAACGTCCCCGACAGCGAGGAGCTCGCGCAGGTCGAGATCCTGACGGTGCTCGACTGGGCCTGCAAGCAAGGCTACATGTCGCAAGATCCTTTGATCGAGAGCTTGCTGCCCGAGGCCAAGATCAGGATGGAGCTCTACCAGTCCAGAGTAGCAAAAGGCTACTACTGATCAAGCAGTTTTGTTGCAGCAACGCAATGTTGAGAAGACATTCACATCAGCTGACTACTGTATATAGATCAGGTAACTCCATTCATAGTTTGATTAACCTTTTCTTCTGAAACAAACTTATataggtgaaataattcttgtGAAGTAATCCGTGCGTTTTCATGTTTGTCTGGGACCTAGGTTCCTGATACCAGAGGCGATCGGTACATTTTTTGTTTGAGGAATACCAGAAGGTTTTGTTTTGTAGGTTCTTTATGCTCATTCTCAACCTGTACCTCATTGGGTGGTGAACAGTGCAGAGCTAGCTCTTTCTAGGGGAGATCAGTAGCCCTTGATACTGGAGTGAATCAGTAATTTTTTGTTAGAGGACATCAGAAGGTTTTGTAGGATTAATTTGATGCTTACTCTTACTGTATCTGTTTCAGTAATGAACAGAAGTGCAGCCCCCTTTCTGGGAGGAGATCAGCATATTGTACTATGTACTCTCACTTGACCCTGATTATGGATGTATATTAGGTCTTCACTTACTGAGAAGAATTTATTTGACTCGAATCATGTGGTTTCTTTTCTGATTGTAAGAAATACATCCATATGCTGTGCTAATTCAGGAATTTCTACCATTAATCGTGCTGTTTTTTTTCCAACGAACTCTGTGAGCACAAATCACATTGGATCTTCATTTGTTAATTTGAACAATCAATGGCAGCAGTGTCCCAGTTTGTATGTATATTATCCATCCACATGTGAGTTATGGAATTCAGAACAATTTAGCTCCTGTCCACGAAGTTCACCTTGCAGGTAATAACCCACTATGTTCTGAAGAAAACATTGCATTGGAGAAATTAGGCTTCTGAGGCCTTTTATTTGGATGTTAATCCTTTTACTACTTCTGGAAGAAACTACTCATTTCTCAGTTCAGAAAGGCAGAAGGTATCAGGTTTCCTTCTTGGTTGCAGTAGTGACTTTCTTATTACATGGCTTGATTCAGTTGGTTGTATCTCTTTTGGTGATGAACAGAAATACATCCCCTTTCTGGGAGGAGATAGAAATATCGTACTCTGACATGACCCTGATAATCAGTGTATATTAGGGTCTTCATTTACTGAGAAGAATTTATTTGACTCGAATAATGTGGTTTCTTTTCTGACTGTAAGAAACCCATTCATATACTGTGCTAGCTCAGGAATTTCTACCATTAATCGTGATGTTTTCCCCCCAGCGAACTCTGTGAGCAGAAATGAAATTGGAGCTTCATTTGTTAATTTGAACAATTAAAGGCAGCAGCTTCCCTGTTTGGTATTATGCATCCACATGTGAATTATGAAATTCAGAATAATTTAGCTCCTGTTTCCACGAAGTTCAGTTTGCAGGTAGGTTCTTTCTGAATAAAACACTGGAGAAATTAGGCTTCATGCCTTCTAtttggatgtttttttttggctaCTTCTGGAAGAAACTACCCATTTCTCAGTTCAGAAAGGCAGAAGGTATCAGGTTTCCTTCTTGGTTGCAGTAGCGATTCTTAGTCTGTTGCCAACCCTTCCTCAAAATGTCGCTCTCATGCTTCGACGggatcgttttttttttttttgctgctaGTGTACGTCCTATTTGGATCCGATTCAGACCTGATGCAATCAACATCTTATCGTCATGCACACCGTCGGTTGTGTCCATTCTTAGCGGTAGACAATTTGCTCCGGCGAATTGACAGGTGCATCTGTCGTGTAGAATTGAAGTACGCTGACGTCGCCATCCATTTCTACGAGTGGTCAGATCCCGAGTAAATTTTACTCCCGGTTCCGCGTACTAAAATTGAGTTATGTtatatcaaatatttagatactaattaaaagtattaaatataggttaattataaaatcaattgcataaacgaagattaattcgcgagacgaatattaagcctaattagttcatgatttgatcatgtggtgttacagtaaatatgtgatgatcatggattaattaggtttaatagattcgtctcgcgaattagccacgacttatacaattagttttattggtatcaaacatctgatatgaAAATTAGATCATGTATCAAATATCTGATATGACCCGAATATCGGAGGGCGAATATCCGAGGTGAGGTAGGTATGCCCGGCAAGATTAAGATGCTACTGGGCATTCGATCCGTCGTAGCATGCTTtttacaggaaaaaaaaaagagaagaagctCTGTCTGACATCGTCCAAGGCGACTGATTCTTGTTTTGCAGGGGGGAGAAAAATCTGAAAGATTCTTGATTGCTTCAGAGAGTGAGAGGTAGTATCTCGATCTTGATAGGTCACCATCAAGCTGAGCTGCAAAGTGATGTGCAACCACGACGGCGCAGCCTGAACACCTGATCAGCGACGACGACCCATCGCTCTTCACCCAACGAGGAGGAACAAGGCGAAACAGCGTCAGGGAGGGACGGCCGACATTGCTGATGGCCCCAATGACATTGCTGATTGCTAGTGTATGTCCTATTGGGATCCGATTGACGATTGAGACGTGCAAATCGGCCTGTTATCGTCATGCACGCCGTCGGGTTCAGTCCGTTTCCAGCTGTAGACGGTGGCGATTGGTTTCCTTCTCTGCCGAGCCTGGCTCGCACCACCCTGCAGGCTCCTGTCGGCCAGTCTCGCCATATGCAATTTCCTTTTGATTGGTTGATGTGTGCATGCAGCCTAGCTCGTGTGGGAAGTTGATTGGTTGTCTGCTCCGCTGCGTTTTTTACCTGCGCGCTGCATCCCGGGAGCCTGGCTCTAGAGATACGAAGGATTTGGTCGCATCGCAGGAGCCAGGCTCTAGACGTCCTTTTGCATCCCGCGAGCCAGGCCCAGTAAGCAGCGCAGGCAACCAATCGTACAGAGGTCGCACGCGGAGAGCTCACATCCGGCCTGATGCAGGGAACCAATCGCACCCCAAATTGCTCCGACGAATTCGTATCGTAGGTGCATCTGTCGTGGTTCATGCCCTCGCGATCTCGCCAAGATAGGGGGTCtggcccttgtttagttcacccccaactcccgactttaacactatgcaaaaagaagattccccatcacatcaaacttacggtacatgcatgaagtactaaatgtagacgaaattaaaaactaattgcacagttttgttgtactttgcgagacgaatcttttgagcctaattagtcaatgtttgtttggataataattcacaaatacaaacgaaacactacagtgtgctacagtgctggcatagtaattttggcactccaaattttagcaactaaacaaggcctggtTTGGAGTAGATCCTATTCAGGTCTCGTAGTGCAGTGCAGACAccagggccgccgccggtcaCTGCTCACTTGACCCAACAAGGATCAAGGAAAGCGCAAAAGCAGCGTCAGGGCCTGCCGGCGAATGCGGCGATGGTGGGGAACGACGTGCtgcgggccgggccgggccgatgcttttgtttccttttccaCGCGGCTTCTCTTTTCCCTTCACAAAAAAAGGGAATCGCCAGATGAATGAGCCGTCAGCCGTGTGGTGGTGTGGCTTTCGTTAGCACGGCAGCCTGGTGTCCGCACCTGACTGACGAGGCACGGCTAAAAAGCTCTCCTCATCTTGGACGACGCCGCAGCCATGGCCTGGTTTGCTTACGTGCGAAGAATCCACTGGTGAGTTTGACTGGTCTGGTTGCCGGCCGGTCTTGATCTCGCCGTCCGGCCGACCGCCCCGGCGGTTACAAAACCGGCACGGCGCCAGTGGGAAAGGGCTTCCCTACACCTACACGGCCGCGCCCACGCACGGCACGCCTCCCTGTAGCCGTTCCCCCGCTCCAGAAGCGAGGTGAGGTGGGGTTATGGGCCGTGCCGGTCGCGCCCACttcccccttcccctccccctccactcctcaaccgccgccgccgccgccgccgccttattacccggccgcccccgccccgacTCCTCCTGACTTACCTCTAGCTGGCTACCACCAATCGTCCAGCCTGACCATCGAGCTCCCCAACAGCCACAGCACGCCTCCCTCTCCAGTCGAGTCTCGGGCGTCCCTCTCCCTCCAAAGACCGCGGCTCCAATGGCGGCTTCTCGGTCGCGCCTGCACGGCTCGCCGGCCTCGATCGCCGTCctcatcctctccttcctccaagGTACGTGCTGACTGATTTGCCGGCGGCGCGCCCGTAATGTTCTAGTAGCGATTATTCGGCCTGGATTGCTTCGGATTTGGGGGGCGAAGGCGCGAGCTTTCGGGATTTGGATTTGAATCGAGGTGCGCCCTGGCGCAGGGTCGGTGCGCGGCATCACGTTCACCTTCACCAACCGGTGCCCCGACACGGTGTGGCCGGGCCTGCTGTCGGGCTCGGGGACGCCGCCGCTGGAGACGACGGGCTTCGCGCTGGAGCCGGGGCAGTCGCGCTCCCTGTACGCGCCGCAGGGGTGGTCGGGCCGCTTCTGGGGCCGCTCCGGCTGCAACTTCGACGCCTCCGGCAAGGGCTCCTGCGCCACGGGCGACTGCGGCTCCGGCGAGGTCGAGTGCCGCGGCGCGGGGGCGTCACCGCCCGCCACGCTCGCCGAGTTCACACTCGACGGCGCCAGCGGCAAGGACTTCTACGACGTCAGCCTTGTCGACGGATACAACCTGCCCATGCTCGTccaggccgccgcgccggagtgCCCCGACACGGGCTGCCTCGTCGATCTCAACGAGCGGTGCCCCGACGAGCTCCGCGCCGACGACGGCCGCGCGTGCCGCAGCGCCTGCGAGGCGTTCGGGAGCCCCGAGTACTGCTGCAACGGCGCCTACGGCAACCCCAACACCTGCCACCCCTCCCAGTACTCGCAGCTCTTCAAGTCGGCGTGCCCCAAGTCCTACAGCTACGCCTACGACGACGCCACCTCCACCTTCACCTGCAACCACACCGACTACACCATCACCTTCTGCCCCAAATCCACCCCGTCCAGGTGCCTTTTTACCTCTTGTCTTTCTTGCCCAAATTTTCTAGCTCGTTCAGTTTCAGCTGCAGATTTGAACATTAGGCTTGGAGCAAATGTGAGATCGTGATTCAGAATGTCGAATGGGGGAAAGAGTTAGGCTTGGAGCAAAGCAAAGAAGCTTTGATTTGTACTCTTCCTCTCTTGCCATCTTTGCCTTTCTTCTGCCCCCACACAGAACCTTGCCACGTTGTGAGTTGGGTCTGACTAGGAAGTTGCAATTGCCTTGTGGGAACTTGCAACTGCGATAAACACATCACACTGACAGAGAGTCTAACATCTGTTGCTTAAATTGGCCTAACAAAGTTCATGGTATTAGCTTTTTGATTAGGAACATAGGAGTAATGTACTATGCAAACCCAATCTTATATGAGcaatctttttgttttccttgaaACTTTTGCAGCGATAAATCCAAACACTCGTCGCGGAGGCCAAGCCATGAGCAGCTCGAAGATTCGGTGTGGCTTGCTTCCTTGAGAAAAAGCGACGCTGGTGCTCTGAAAGTAGAGTCATGGTTGGCGTCCATTATACTCCAGTCTGCCCTGGCAATCGCTGCGGTGATCGCACTTGTTGCACTGGAGCAACCTCTGTTCAGCTTGCTATGATTCGGCAAGGTTGCAGTTCTTGATCGATAGGAGTGATCCACGAAAGAGGATTAGAGCAGTAGTGATCAGCAATGGGAAGAGAATATTGTGTAGGCTTTTTGTTTGTGGATAGGTGCTAGAGAAGGAATCATGAATTACAAGTTGGCAATTGCAGTTCCGTAAATGCATTGCATTGGTTCATTGCCTTTCAGAAACATTGCTCCTTGCATTATATCCTTCTTTGTGCATCAACTGTTTTTTCTTTGGGGCATGATCGAGATGCAGCATGTTGATCCGGCTGCGAATGATCCGGCTGCACTTTGGAATGAGAAGAATATGAGATCTGATACTCTGTTGTCATCAGGCCCTTTTTCTCTCTGTCTTTATTTCAGCAAGGCGCATAAAAAGTATCACAAATAGATATTGTACCATTTGATTTGCAGAGGTACACAttggttgagttttttttcttttttttaaaggcCGCACAGTGATGCAGGTTAGAACCCTGCAGATTATGATTGAGGCATTGAGCTGTCACTTTGCTGCTCTCCCCTGATGTAGCAATTACAAGAGTTGAATGATAAGCAAGGTAGTGACAGATCTCATCCAGAGGGAAaaaggtttttttttataaagaggGGAAAGTTTGAGATTCTATTGGCAGTGCGATACTCCAAAATTCTTTCTGATCAGAATGGAGCATTTATCcgaaaggaaaaggaagcagatggcctttttctttttctttttttgaaaaggacGAAAAGGGGAAGAAAGGCAAAGGCAAAATCGTCGATAGTGCTGACCAAAGGAAGAAAAGTGGCGGGCTATGATAAGGTGTTAGTGAGTTGATATCGCACTGAAGCAAAGTAACCAGAATTTGACAGGATAGCTGTGGTAGATCACTCCTAGATTTTCTCCTGTCAGTATGAGCAGAGGAAGCATAGGAGCACCTATGAGCCATGGAATTTTATTTTCTACCAAGATAggatcactccaagcaaagaaAATATACTTATAAATAGAAGTAAAACAAGTCGACCTCCTCCTGTTTCAACCTTCATTTGTGTTGAAAAGGCTCGTGTCTCTCACTCACAACAGGCTTCTGGTTATGCATTTCGAACGGGAGTCTCAATCGGCCCAACGTTAGCCCATATTGACATCTCATCTCGGACCACAATCTTTGAAGCCCAATAGGAGTGGTCGCTGGTCGGAGTCGGAGGCGAACTCACCACACCGGCGGCCGGTTAGGGTTTAGGTCGTGAGCAAAAAATGGCGGCTACCAGTCGCCGGCGGAGCCTCTCCCCGCCGGCCAACCGTAGGCCGCGCGGCTCCCCTCCGGCTAACCATAGGCGGAGCCGCTCCCCTCCGGCCACCGCATCCTCGCCGTCCTTCCCGCCGGATCTGATCCCAGAGGTCGCGAGGCGCCTCACTAGCCTCCATGACTTCTtcgccctccgcgccgcctgccgcacCTACCGTACTTCCCGCTGACCCCATACAACCTCGCCTCCCAagcgccgctcctcctcgtcccgTTCGAGGACACCGAATCCCATGCCCCCTTCCACCCAACCCTCCGCCGGATCCACCGCTTCCGCTTCCACCGCACCCCCTCTCGCCGGCGACGAGTACGCCTTTATTGACTTCCACTCACTCGGCTTCCGTGTCGCCATCTATGAAATCAGGGGGGTTCCAATCAGGGGACTTGTGGGCCAGCCCACCCGCTTCAACCTCAGCATCGTTAACCTCCTCACAGGCGAGCGAACCTGCCTCTCCAGTCCCCCGGAGCGCATCTCCCGCGTCCTCCTCTACGGCGACCTCGTCCTCACCTGGGAGTACTTCGACCGCGCCATCCATTACTGTCGCCTCGAAGCCGCTGACTAGCGTGTGGCGTCAATCATCGAGCCCTACAAGCTTCATAGTTTGGTCTGTGTGAATGGCGTCCTCTACGCACTGGTTACCCCAGGTTACATTCTTGCTATTGTCGAGCTGTCAGAATACAAGAATCCGGTGGAATTGGTGCTTCTCGGAGGCAATTTGGATGCATCCATTGTGCGAAAGCATGAGGAATCATCTCCACacgcccgcccccccccccccccccccccccccccccccaccgccgcggcgccagTTGCACCTTGCTGAGTGCTGTGGTGAGCTGATACTGATTAGCACCATGGAATTCGATCCACGGGTCTACCATGTCTTCAAGTGGAAGTTTGGGGAGGCGAAGTGGGAGAGGATTACTAGCCTTGGTGGGTGCACGCTGTTTCTCGCAGATGATCGTTTTGTAGGATGCCTCGGTCCTGATCATAAGGGCATTCGAGGGGACTCCATATACATAACAGAAGATACCGCCGGGGATTGGTACGAGTATTCTTTGGATGATGGGTCTTTCAACAGATTTGTCGCCGAATACCCAGGAGGAGCAGTACCATTGGATATGTGTACTCTGACTTGGGTCCTTCCATTGGATATGTGTACTCTGACTTGGGTCCTTCCGAGCATGTGTTGATGCACTCGTATGACTTTAGGTACACTTTCCCCTTTATTTAATTGGCATTATTGATTAGTCTTTTGTCTGTTTGAGCATGTTGTTTCAGCTTGCATATGAATAGGTAGCCTCCTAAGTTTTCGAAGTATTGACATCGATAATTTGTAGGCTATCAAGTTCTGTCTAAACTCTTAATCATGTTTCACTTCTTCCTCTGTGAAGCTGCATATGCGTTTCAGCTACTAGTAGTACTTACATGCACATAAATATGACATGATTACCCAGTATGGGAATCCACAGTGCAGCTGCTAATGCATCCTCTTTATACCCAATTTGATAGGCTTGAACGATCTTGATTCTC containing:
- the LOC117859950 gene encoding uncharacterized protein gives rise to the protein MDDLRASLARPIQLAEQLIKWADEAQACRSECQNLKSRIERVTTLLRQAARAELYERPARRILEDTVRALDKAAALLERCCGGGLLRRVLTIIPAGSFKKAASLLDNSLGDLTWILRVSSYAAADDDGDDQDDEDDHIGLPPIAQNEPILFLIWEQIAVLQYGGLEARADAAASVVSLARDNDRYGKLIIEEDGVPPLLRLIKEGRADAQESAALAIGLLARDPECVDLMILAGVCTSFVKILKEAPMKVQGMVAWAVSELAANHPKCQDAFLQHNVIRLLVSHIAFETVQEHSKYAVASKMSIHSVVMDKKTNDTSSQDPPDATAAKPVVGCSGTAGTSSSSAAAPGPSSARPTSLAGTRVHNASMSAASTRGRESEDPEIKAYLKSHAARALGTLATGNPAICKNITESRALLCFSILLEKATGDVRYNSAMALMEICRVAEQNPELRRSAFKPTSPSARAVVDQLLRVVEKADYDELLVPCITCLGCLSRTFRATETRVIGPLVRLLDEREAEVSLEAAAALTKFASTENYLHVDHCKAIVAHGGAKHLVQHVYFGEQAVQTAALILVCFLAHNVPDSEELAQVEILTVLDWACKQGYMSQDPLIESLLPEAKIRMELYQSRVAKGYY
- the LOC117861061 gene encoding thaumatin-like protein 1 encodes the protein MAASRSRLHGSPASIAVLILSFLQGSVRGITFTFTNRCPDTVWPGLLSGSGTPPLETTGFALEPGQSRSLYAPQGWSGRFWGRSGCNFDASGKGSCATGDCGSGEVECRGAGASPPATLAEFTLDGASGKDFYDVSLVDGYNLPMLVQAAAPECPDTGCLVDLNERCPDELRADDGRACRSACEAFGSPEYCCNGAYGNPNTCHPSQYSQLFKSACPKSYSYAYDDATSTFTCNHTDYTITFCPKSTPSSDKSKHSSRRPSHEQLEDSVWLASLRKSDAGALKVESWLASIILQSALAIAAVIALVALEQPLFSLL